The stretch of DNA GCTTGTCTCCCTTGGCAAACTCCATTCCTTTCACAGGCTTATTTAATAAGCCATCGTCATTTGGATAGGTTGTTTCCGCCAGCACCTCTCCTGATGAAGGGTTGATTTTTTGAATTTTCCCGGTGTAATCTCCTATATACTTGCCGTGAGAGTCTTCAAGCATCACTCTCATGCTGATGCGCTTCGAAGAGGTCGTAAGGGCATGTGAGCGCGCTTTAAAGCGGGAATCATAATAATGAATATCGGCGCGCGGCATCGTGACATAGCCAATCGCATAATCCGCCTGCAATTTCACTTGGACGTCCGTTCCTTTTGGCACAAAGGTTTCTCCTCTGTAGGAGAAGACTTGATTGATTGTTATTTCGGCGAATCTTTTTCCGTCTTTTATAATTTCTTTTACGGTCCCTTCACGCGGATTCATCGCATTATCTGCTAATCGAATCCCGTCCGGCAGGGGCTGATCTATTTTTATCCGGCTCAATTCTCCGGCTGCTTGTTCCGTCGTTTCGTTGATCGGGTTCAACTGATATCTGACGGCAAATTGGTTGCTTTCACCGTTTTTGTTTCCTTTCTTCCATAAGTGATCAGCTGAATACATGGAATTGCCGGTAATCTCCACGATATTATCAAAAATAGGCGCCGTTTCATCTTTGATTTCAACCTTAATGGGCTTATGGACGATGGATTGCATCTTGCCTTGGAGATCTTGATAAGTCAGCTCGATATCGTTAAACGTATAGGTCCCTTTCTCCGCAAACGTCAGCGGCAGAGAGGACTGGATCAGCTGCGGAATCGGCGCTTTATTCGGCGGATAAGTAAAATTGAATTTAATATGAGCGACATTTTTATCATCCACATAAGCATCCGCTCCTTCCGCCACCTGCACTTTCCCTCCAAACGGCTTCAAATCAACCGCAATTTCTCCGCTGACTGCGGGATTGTCGAATTTTTTGGCAATATCCGCAAATACATTACTGATCGTATCCGGCTGCGCTTCTACCGCATATCCTCCCGTTTTTCTTGACATCTCGTCGAGCAGCTGATAGTTCACTTCCCCTTCTTTAGCAAAAGCGATGCTGTACATCGTAATTCCGCTCTGTCCGAGAAGATCGGCTGTTTTTCGCGCTTCTCTATGGATGATCTCTTCCACCGGACGGTAGTTCCATTGCTGCCACCCATTTACATAGCCGATTTTATTTCTGTAATAATCCAACATGATTTCATAGCGGCGCCCCTTATATGTTAATGAAGTCGGTTCTCCGTCCGTTAAGAAGACGATATATTTGTTGCTGTCCCTTAATCTCGTTAATTGCGACATCGCATACTCAAGCGACTGGCTATAATTAGTTCCGCCTTCACTGAAATAATCAAGATTGTCTGCGATTGCCCGGATGTTCGCCAAGCCTTGAGCCGGCTTTACTTCTCTCCCCCACCAATCTTTTTTATCGCTGACGTAGCTGTCAAATGGAACGAAGTAGTAGCGGTCCTCGGGCATCTGATTGGCTTCAAAGAATTGCAGCGCATTTTTCAAGGCATTTTTGGCGCTTGTTTCCTTTTTCATCCGTCCAAAATCCTCTTTCATCGATCCTGAGGTATCATGAACAAACACGACATCAATCGGCTTTCTCACTTCATTTCTCGCCATTCCTGTTGGCTTGATTTCAAAATCCAAGCGGCCCTTTGCCAAGTCATCAATCGGTTTCACATATTCAGCCGCGGATGGCGCAGCGGAGAAATCGACCCCAATATCAGACGGTGCGCCTTCTTTTACAGTGATCGTCACCGGAGGATGCGTTTGAAGAACATTCCCGTTCACCTTCAGTTTCATTTGATGAAATGTATAGGCGCCTTCCTTTTTGAAAAGCAGCGGCAAAACACTGGAGTACCTTTCATGCTCCGTATCAAACGACAGGGAGAATTGTCTGCTTTCGCTGTCTTCTCTTAAGACATTCCTGCCAGCCGGACTGCCATTGAGCGTGACCTCATCTAAATCGATGATGACTTCTCCTTTAACTCCTGCTCCTCTGTCTGCGGTGATCTCTTTGTAAATGCCGGGATCATCCGGCCGGAAGACTTGGCCGCCTGTTTGGGAAGAAAGCTCTTCTAAAAATCTGGAATGCGAGGAATGGCTGCTGCTGTTATGTAAAGCGATGCTGTATACAATAATATTTTCCTCTTTTAATTGCCGGGCCAGAGCTAATGCGCTTTCTTTATTACTTCTTCCTTTTGAATTGCCGTCTGAAAGAAAAATAATATATTTCGCATTATTGCTTCCATTGTTTAAAAAAGAGCGCGCTTGATTGATACCGGCTTGATAGTTATTGCCGCCGGAGCTGTACTCTTCCACCTCACTGACAGCCTTCCTGATATTCTCCAGCCCTTCTGCCGGCCGCACTTTCCCTTTATGGCTGACTTCAGAATCAAACGGCACAAAGTAGAAACGATCCTGCTTATGACCATTTTGGGTAAAATAATCGACCCCGTCCAGTACAGCCGCCTTGGCAGCTTCGCTCTTTCTTTGCTGATTCACTTTCTGATGCATCCATTTAGACGTTTCTTGAACGAATGCGACATCGATCCCCTGCCCGCCAAGCGAGTTAGAAATATCAACATTTAAAGAACTCCTCGCACCCCCGGCAGTAATGGCAACTTCATCAGCAGAAGGCCTCACGCTGAAACTCGCGGGATGATTGCTTGCGGCCTCCCCTTTAACAGGCAGCGGAATATATTGAACAAACGAAAAAATCAATAAAAATACGAGAATACTTTTGAAGTTACAGAATGTATTCATCAGCCGCTCCTCCTTAAGACTTAATCACTTTCTCCTGGTATTTTTATTATAACAACCCTTTATTTGGATTGATAGTTCCTTTTTACTATTTCCGCTGCTGTTAAAAAATGTTCACTTTATGATTGGGCTGCCGCATACTTTCTCACCTCGGAAATGAAATACAGCGAACCCGTAATGACAAATACTTCGTCTCTATGTTCAGCCGCTGCGATGTCATCGAGCCATTGCGGCCATTGCTCCACCCATTGGTGTTTCTCAAGAAACGGAAGAAGGTCTTCACGGCCTGCTGCCCGCGGAAAATCAAAGCTTGTTAACAGCACCGAATCCGCGGCTTCGTTGAGCAGCGAGATCATTTGATCAAGCGGCTTATCTGTTAAGCCGGCAAACAGTGCGGTGATGCGGTAATTCCCATAACGCGCCTGCAGGGATTGCACAAGCGCTCTCATGCCCTCCTCATTATGAGCACCGTCAAGCAAAACAACCGGGTGATCTGATATTTGTTCCATCCGCCCAGGCCAATAAGCCGCCTGCAGCCCTGCACGAATATGCGACTCTTCGATTAAAAAAGCGAAGAATTTCCGCAAATAGTGAAGCCCCATCAGCGCGACCGAAGCATTCTCTATTTGATGGAGACCATTTAAACCGGTGCGGAGATCCTTCATATTGGAAAAAACAGAGGTAAAGTCAAAGCTTTCTCCTGCCGGCAGTGATTGCTGCCAAATCCCTTCAAAATGCTCACCAGCCTGGTAGGCAGAGGCTTGCACCTGCTTGGCTTTTTCTAGGATCACCGCCCGAGCTTGCGGCTGCTTCACGCCGCTGATAACCGCAACGCCATTTTTGATAATCCCCGCTTTTTCATGAGCAATCTCTTCGAGTGTCTCCCCCAAGTATTGCATATGATCCATTCCGATCGTGGTAATGATCGACAATAGCGGATGAATCACGTTCGTGGAGTCAAGACGGCCGCCAAGGCCCACTTCAAACAAGACCACATCGACCGGATGCACATGTGCAAAATAATAGATAGCCATCGCAGTAATGACTTCGAATTCGCTTGGACCGCCAAGCTCGGTCGCTTCCAGCTCCTCGGCAAGCGGTTTGACTATTTTCACTAACTGTGTGATTTCCTCATCGGAAATAGGGCGGCCATTGATGCTGATCCGCTCATTGAATTGTTCTATATAGGGAGAAGTGAAAGTTCCTGTTTCATAGCCCGCCTCCTGCAGCACGGCCCGCATATAGGCGACCGTTGAGCCCTTTCCGTTCGTTCCGCCAATATGAACGGCTCTCAATCGCCGTTCCGGATGCCCCAGTTTCTCCATGAGCCACTCCATCCGTGAAAGTCCAGGTTTGATGCCGATTTTCAGCCGGCTGTGGATCCACTCGATTGCCTCTTGATAATTTTCCATTCTTTATACCTCCTTCATTGATAGGGAAAGAGGCTGACCCTATCGTTCTGGGACAGCCTCCTTCAAACAGCTTCCATAGCCGTGCGCTTATTGTTTTAACTCTTTAATACGCGCTTCTACAGCGGCACGCTTTTCAAGATAATCGTTCTCTTTGGCCCGTTCTTCCTCTACCACTTTTTGCGGCGCTTTGCTGACAAAACGTTCGTTGCTCAGCTTTTTTTGAACGCGTTCGACTTCGCTGTTCCACTTCTTCCACTCTTTCTCTAAGCGGGCGATTTCTTCTTCAATATTAATTAACCCAGCAAGCGGCAGGAATAGCTCCGCTCCTGTCACAACAGCTGTCATCGCTTTTTCAGGAGCGGCGGCATCGGTGGATAAAACGAGTTCCTCCGGATTGCAGAAGCGTTCCAGATAAGAGCGGTTTTCTTCAAGAACCGCTAACACCTCTTCATCCTTCGCTTTGATGACCAGCTTGATTTTCTTGCTCAGCGGTGTATTCACTTCCGCGCGGATATTGCGGACCGAGCGGATGATATCCACAAGCAATTTCATATCATTAGCCGCCTTTTCATCTGACAGCTCCGAACGCACCTGCGGCCAAGAAGCCGTTACGATCGTCTCGCCGCTATGCGGAAGGTTTTGCCATATTTCCTCGGTAATAAACGGCATGAATGGGTGCAGAAGACGCATCGTATGGTCAAGAACATAAGCCAGGACAGAACGAGTTGTTTTCTTGGCTGCTTCGTCCTCTCCATACAATGGCAGTTTCGCCATTTCAATATACCAGTCACAAAACTCATCCCAGATGAAATTATAGAGCGCGCGGCCGACTTCACCGAATTCATAGCGGTCTGCAAGTTTTGTCACGGTTTCAATCGTTTCATTTAATCTCGTTAAAATCCATTTATCCGCCACAGACAGCTCGCCGCTTAAATCGATTTCTTCGTGCGTTAATCCATTCATATTCATTAAGGCAAAACGCGAGGCGTTCCAGATTTTATTAGCGAAGTTCCAGACGGATTCCACTTTTTCCACAGAGAAGCGAAGGTCTTGGCCCGGCGAGCTTCCTGTTGATAAGAAATAGCGCAAGGAATCCGCTCCGTATTTTTCAATAACCTCCATCGGATCCACGCCGTTTCCTAGAGATTTACTCATTTTGCGGCCTTCAGAATCACGAACGAGTCCATGAATTAAGACATCTTTAAATGGCCGTTCTCCTGTGAACTCCAGCCCTTGAAAAATCATGCGGGAAACCCAGAAGAAAATGATGTCGTAGCCGGTTACAAGAGCGGCTGTCGGATAGTAGCGTTTGAAGTCCGCCGTCTCTTCATCCGGCCATCCCATTGTAGAAAACGGCCATAATGCTGAGCTGAACCACGTGTCCAGAACATCCGTATCCTGTTCCCAGTTTTCAATATCCTTCGGTGCTTCCAGACCGACAAACACTTCGCCCGTTTCCTTATGATACCAAGCCGGTATGCGGTGTCCCCACCAAAGCTGGCGGGAAATACACCAGTCGCGGATGTTCTCCATCCAGTGCAAATACGTCTTTTCAAAGCGGTCCGGAACAAAATGAACCTTCCCTTCCTGCTGCTGCAAAGCGACGGCTTTTTCGGCAAGCGGCTGCATGTTCACAAACCATTGTGTGGACAAATACGGTTCCACCACCGCCCCGCTTCTTTCTGAGTGGCCGACGGAATGCATATGCTCTTCGATCTTAAACAGCACGCCCGCCTCCTGCAAATCTTTCACAATTTGTTTGCGGCATTCAAAGCGATCCATGCCTTTATACTTGCCGGCAAGGTCATTCATCGTGCCGTCTTCATTCATCACAAGCACACGCTCTAAGTGATGACGGTTGCCGATTTCAAAGTCGTTCGGGTCATGAGCTGGAGTAATTTTCACCGCCCCGGAACCGAATTCCCGATCGACATAGTCGTCCCCGACAATTGGAATTTCGCGGCCGACAATCGGTAAAATCACGGTTTTTCCAATTAAATGCTTGTAGCGCTCATCTTCTGGATGAACAGCTACGGCCGTGTCACCGAGCATCGTTTCCGGCCGGGTCGTGGCGATTTCAATATGGCCGCTGCCGTCGGCTAGCGGATACTTCATATGATAGAAGGCACCTTGAACATCCTTATAAACGACTTCAATATCGGAAAGAGCCGTTTTCGTGTCCGGATCCCAGTTGATAATATACTCGCCGCGGTAAATCAATCCTTTATTATACAGGGTAACAAATACTTCGCGAACCGCTTTAGACAGCCCTTCATCCAATGTAAAGCGCTCGCGGCTGTAGTCCAAACCGAGACCGAGCTTCGCCCATTGCTGACGGATAAACTGCGCATACTCTTCCTTCCATTTCCATGCTTCTTCCAAAAACTTCTCGCGCCCCAGGTCGTAGCGTGTCTTTCCTTCTTCGCGCAGCTTCTGTTCTACTTTTGCCTGCGTAGCGATTCCCGCATGATCCATTCCAGGTAGCCAGAGCACATCATAGCCTTGCATCCGCTTCATTCGCGTTAGAATATCTTGCAGGGTCGTATCCCACGCATGCCCTAAATGGAGCTTTCCCGTCACATTTGGCGGCGGAATGACAATCGTATAGGGCGCTTTCGATTCATCGCCTTTCGCTTCAAAAAACTTGCCTTTAATCCACCAATCATAGCGACCTTGCTCAATCGCCTGCGGATCATATTTGGTTGGCATCGTCAATTCATTATTTTCCATTGATATTCCTCCTTAATTCGAGCTTCAGCCGTATTTCTCCACAAAAAAACCCCTCTCGCCAAAAGGACGAAGGAGTATGTTCGCGGTACCACCTTTTTTCGCGAATGGCTTTACGGCGCATTCGGCTCTCAATCCAATAACGGCTGGCAACCGGTCTCTGCTACTTGCGATCGTTCACAGAAACAGCTCGCGGGTGACTTTCTGAAGGGGCATTCCGGAAAACTTCTCAGCCATGAGTCTTCCTCTCTGAAGGACGTGCCTGTCCTCATACTCTTCCCGGTCTTAGCTTTTGATCATGTTATTTCTATAATAACGAAAAACAAGCCATTCCGTCAATCTTTCTTGTCATGTTTTCCCCGTTTACTCACTCCTTTTCCCCTTTTTCATATAATGAAGGGAAAAACAATAGGCAGGTGGCATCAATGAAAAGAAGATATAATCCATATAAGCTTCCGCCATGGCTTCGAACTTGCCGGGCCGTCTGTTACCAGCTGTGCATTCCATTTTGCATTTTCCAAGGGCTGCGCACGATTTTCTTTCCGACCACCTTTGACGTAATCCTGCTCTCTCTCTTCATCCTATTGGCCGTAGCCCTTCACCTCGAATGGATTTAATCGACTCAACCCCCAGTTAGCAGTCCCTGCATGACAATAAGACGTTCCCTCATTGCGGAACGTCTTGTTGCGAATCGATTTGGATGACGAAGTATTCAATATTTTTCAGCTGCCAATATTGCTTTTGCAGTTTTCTTGTCCATTGCTGCTCGCTGTATTTTTTAGGATTCGTGAAATAAGTGCTGAGGGTTTGGAACATGGCTCCCGGATAGGCGAGGTAGCTTTGGAACAGAAGGCGCTCCTCTTTTTTCAGCGGCAGATGCTCGATATAATGCTGCCAATGGCTCACCTCGGCATCTGCTTTCTTGGGAGAACTCGCCAGGACTCCAGCGAAATAGGGAACGAGATCATGAACCGGGGTTGCGAGGCGTGACCGCTCCAAATTAATGAAATAACCTGCTCCTTGACGGTCAAGGAGAAAATGATCCGGCGCCAGCTTCCCATGCACCTGAACCGTCCGTGTCTTTTCCTGCTCCTTCGTCTCTTCCATCCATTCTTTCAGCTTTTCTTTCGCATAAAAATAAGCCATTGAAAGATCATGATAGTATAAACAAAACAGCAAGCCAAACGGCGGCATATACGTTTCTTTTTCCACTAAAGCAATCCATTGTTCCAGCTGTGTCTCCTGCCTCTCCCAAATGTCTTTAGTCCGCTCGTAATGCTC from Bacillus xiapuensis encodes:
- a CDS encoding valine--tRNA ligase produces the protein MENNELTMPTKYDPQAIEQGRYDWWIKGKFFEAKGDESKAPYTIVIPPPNVTGKLHLGHAWDTTLQDILTRMKRMQGYDVLWLPGMDHAGIATQAKVEQKLREEGKTRYDLGREKFLEEAWKWKEEYAQFIRQQWAKLGLGLDYSRERFTLDEGLSKAVREVFVTLYNKGLIYRGEYIINWDPDTKTALSDIEVVYKDVQGAFYHMKYPLADGSGHIEIATTRPETMLGDTAVAVHPEDERYKHLIGKTVILPIVGREIPIVGDDYVDREFGSGAVKITPAHDPNDFEIGNRHHLERVLVMNEDGTMNDLAGKYKGMDRFECRKQIVKDLQEAGVLFKIEEHMHSVGHSERSGAVVEPYLSTQWFVNMQPLAEKAVALQQQEGKVHFVPDRFEKTYLHWMENIRDWCISRQLWWGHRIPAWYHKETGEVFVGLEAPKDIENWEQDTDVLDTWFSSALWPFSTMGWPDEETADFKRYYPTAALVTGYDIIFFWVSRMIFQGLEFTGERPFKDVLIHGLVRDSEGRKMSKSLGNGVDPMEVIEKYGADSLRYFLSTGSSPGQDLRFSVEKVESVWNFANKIWNASRFALMNMNGLTHEEIDLSGELSVADKWILTRLNETIETVTKLADRYEFGEVGRALYNFIWDEFCDWYIEMAKLPLYGEDEAAKKTTRSVLAYVLDHTMRLLHPFMPFITEEIWQNLPHSGETIVTASWPQVRSELSDEKAANDMKLLVDIIRSVRNIRAEVNTPLSKKIKLVIKAKDEEVLAVLEENRSYLERFCNPEELVLSTDAAAPEKAMTAVVTGAELFLPLAGLINIEEEIARLEKEWKKWNSEVERVQKKLSNERFVSKAPQKVVEEERAKENDYLEKRAAVEARIKELKQ
- the ysxE gene encoding spore coat protein YsxE — protein: MEQPHSAVWKSYNLQPEYVESFGRVQKLYTDQGNFALKRIPAGRGMDFLHSMQRLYQSGYHHFVPVYPARDGRYGILQGDHLYYLMPWIEGSKERDVILKEKQLLREAARLHILSSKEVPVSPKERQEHYERTKDIWERQETQLEQWIALVEKETYMPPFGLLFCLYYHDLSMAYFYAKEKLKEWMEETKEQEKTRTVQVHGKLAPDHFLLDRQGAGYFINLERSRLATPVHDLVPYFAGVLASSPKKADAEVSHWQHYIEHLPLKKEERLLFQSYLAYPGAMFQTLSTYFTNPKKYSEQQWTRKLQKQYWQLKNIEYFVIQIDSQQDVPQ
- a CDS encoding bifunctional folylpolyglutamate synthase/dihydrofolate synthase, producing the protein MENYQEAIEWIHSRLKIGIKPGLSRMEWLMEKLGHPERRLRAVHIGGTNGKGSTVAYMRAVLQEAGYETGTFTSPYIEQFNERISINGRPISDEEITQLVKIVKPLAEELEATELGGPSEFEVITAMAIYYFAHVHPVDVVLFEVGLGGRLDSTNVIHPLLSIITTIGMDHMQYLGETLEEIAHEKAGIIKNGVAVISGVKQPQARAVILEKAKQVQASAYQAGEHFEGIWQQSLPAGESFDFTSVFSNMKDLRTGLNGLHQIENASVALMGLHYLRKFFAFLIEESHIRAGLQAAYWPGRMEQISDHPVVLLDGAHNEEGMRALVQSLQARYGNYRITALFAGLTDKPLDQMISLLNEAADSVLLTSFDFPRAAGREDLLPFLEKHQWVEQWPQWLDDIAAAEHRDEVFVITGSLYFISEVRKYAAAQS
- a CDS encoding VWA domain-containing protein, which encodes MNTFCNFKSILVFLLIFSFVQYIPLPVKGEAASNHPASFSVRPSADEVAITAGGARSSLNVDISNSLGGQGIDVAFVQETSKWMHQKVNQQRKSEAAKAAVLDGVDYFTQNGHKQDRFYFVPFDSEVSHKGKVRPAEGLENIRKAVSEVEEYSSGGNNYQAGINQARSFLNNGSNNAKYIIFLSDGNSKGRSNKESALALARQLKEENIIVYSIALHNSSSHSSHSRFLEELSSQTGGQVFRPDDPGIYKEITADRGAGVKGEVIIDLDEVTLNGSPAGRNVLREDSESRQFSLSFDTEHERYSSVLPLLFKKEGAYTFHQMKLKVNGNVLQTHPPVTITVKEGAPSDIGVDFSAAPSAAEYVKPIDDLAKGRLDFEIKPTGMARNEVRKPIDVVFVHDTSGSMKEDFGRMKKETSAKNALKNALQFFEANQMPEDRYYFVPFDSYVSDKKDWWGREVKPAQGLANIRAIADNLDYFSEGGTNYSQSLEYAMSQLTRLRDSNKYIVFLTDGEPTSLTYKGRRYEIMLDYYRNKIGYVNGWQQWNYRPVEEIIHREARKTADLLGQSGITMYSIAFAKEGEVNYQLLDEMSRKTGGYAVEAQPDTISNVFADIAKKFDNPAVSGEIAVDLKPFGGKVQVAEGADAYVDDKNVAHIKFNFTYPPNKAPIPQLIQSSLPLTFAEKGTYTFNDIELTYQDLQGKMQSIVHKPIKVEIKDETAPIFDNIVEITGNSMYSADHLWKKGNKNGESNQFAVRYQLNPINETTEQAAGELSRIKIDQPLPDGIRLADNAMNPREGTVKEIIKDGKRFAEITINQVFSYRGETFVPKGTDVQVKLQADYAIGYVTMPRADIHYYDSRFKARSHALTTSSKRISMRVMLEDSHGKYIGDYTGKIQKINPSSGEVLAETTYPNDDGLLNKPVKGMEFAKGDKQIKITYYDDSTAILKMQTDFVVKERKSGRVIEDGGQASGSVTFQVSDIVAGDDVQYEYRIVHQNGATEWKVFDPKEEVAVPDSYTGKMDIHVRTAGGFTLSEEPVKKTVEIKKEVEEIQVMPNPIEVLEGESTAFTVTVLPQDAADKRWEASIKDASVAALVDHNRILGESAGKTEMIITSKANPKVRITVPIVVKSPFVELDGLSFKQPQYDYTDQNEWVEIKDLIELTPEDATNVIIDSVTATKPGVVQIGRNAKGEWLIKNAKNRTGATTVTVIAKQHDKDNQPIAGSEKRDSAVFEVKQKSGAETPGSGSDDGEIDESKW